The following coding sequences are from one Oncorhynchus clarkii lewisi isolate Uvic-CL-2024 chromosome 20, UVic_Ocla_1.0, whole genome shotgun sequence window:
- the LOC139376515 gene encoding transcription factor Sox-9-A-like, giving the protein MNLLDPFLKMTDEQDKCLSDAPSPSMSEDSAGSPCPSGSGSDTENTRPSENGLLMGPDGPLVEFKKDDDDKFPVCIRDAVSQVLKGYDWTLVPMPVRVNGSSKNKPHVKRPMNAFMVWAQAARRKLADQYPHLHNAELSKTLGKLWRLLNEGEKRPFVEEAERLRVQHKKDHPDYKYQPRRRKSMKNGQSESEDGSEQTHISPGAIFKALQQADSPASSIGEVHSPGEHSGQSQGPPTPPTTPKTDIQVGKVDLKREGRPLQEGTGRQLNIDFRDVDIGELSSDVISHIDTFDVNEFDQYLPPNGHPGAPGTAAGQVSYNGTYGISSSAVSQAAGGTAGHSWMTKTQSQQQHSLTTLGSGGEQGQNQRTPTHIKTEQLSPSHYNDQQNSSPPQHVTYGSFNLQHYSSSSYPSITRAQYDFSDHQVGTNSYYSHAAGGQGSGLYSFSSYMSPSQRPMYTPIADTTGVPSVPQTLSPQHHWDQQPVYTQLSRP; this is encoded by the exons ATGAATCTACTCGACCCCTTCCTGAAAATGACAGACGAACAAGACAAATGTCTCTCTGACGCACCGAGCCCGAGCATGTCCGAGGACTCTGCGGGATCCCCGTGCCCTTCCGGCTCTGGCTCAGACACCGAGAACACCAGACCTTCAGAGAACGGTCTGCTGATGGGTCCGGACGGTCCCCTCGTCGAGTTCAAGAAGGACGACGATGACAAGTTCCCCGTGTGCATCCGCGACGCTGTGTCCCAGGTGCTGAAGGGCTACGACTGGACCCTGGTGCCAATGCCAGTCCGAGTGAACGGATCTAGTAAGAACAAGCCCCACGTCAAGAGACCGATGAACGCGTTTATGGTTTGGGCGCAAGCCGCTCGGAGAAAACTGGCTGATCAGTACCCTCATCTGCATAATGCGGAGCTGAGCAAAACTCTGGGGAAACTATGGAG GCTTCTCAATGAGGGAGAGAAGCGTCCGTTCGTGGAGGAGGCAGAGCGCTTGAGGGTACAGCACAAGAAAGACCACCCCGACTACAAGTACCAGCCCCGGCGAAGGAAGTCCATGAAGAACGGACAAAGCGAGTCTGAGGACGGCAGCGAGCAGACGCACATATCGCCAGGAGCGATCTTCAAGGCGCTCCAGCAAGCTGACTCTCCAGCCTCTAGCATAGGAGAAGTGCACTCCCCGGGAGAACACTCAG gccagtCCCAAGGGCCCCCCACCCCTCCCACCACACCTAAGACCGACATCCAAGTGGGAAAGGTGGACCTGAAGCGTGAGGGTCGCCCCTTACAGGAAGGCACGGGCCGTCAGCTCAACATTGATTTCCGGGATGTGGACATCGGTGAGCTGAGCAGCGACGTAATCTCCCACATCGATACCTTCGATGTCAACGAGTTTGACCAGTACCTGCCCCCCAACGGTCACCCAGGTGCTCCTGGCACTGCCGCTGGCCAGGTCTCCTACAACGGTACCTATGGCATCAGCAGCTCCGCAGTCAGCCAGGCAGCAGGGGGCACCGCAGGGCACAGCTGGATGACCAAGACCCAGAGTCAGCAGCAGCACTCCCTGACCACGCTGGGTAGTGGAGGGGAGCAGGGCCAGAACCAGAGGACCCCCACACACATCAAGACAGAGCAGCTGAGCCCCAGCCACTACAACGATCAGCAGAACTCCTCCCCCCCGCAGCACGTCACCTACGGCTCCTTCAACCTGCAACACTACAGCTCTTCCTCCTACCCCTCCATCACCCGCGCCCAGTATGACTTTTCTGACCACCAGGTCGGCACCAACTCCTACTACAGCCACGCAGCTGGGGGCCAGGGCTCAGGGCTCTACTCCTTCAGCAGCTACATGAGCCCCAGCCAGAGGCCCATGTACACCCCCATCGCAGACACAACAGGAGTGCCCTCCGTGCCACAGACCCTCAGTCCCCAGCATCACTGGGACCAGCAGCCAGTGTACACACAGCTCTCCCGGCCCTGA